The following nucleotide sequence is from Sphingomonas panacisoli.
CGGTTCGAACATGATGGCGCTCGTCGAAGCGGCGAGCGACGCGTACGAAGTCGTCGTCGTGGCGTCGGACAATCCTGCGGCGCCTGGCCTTGCCTGGGCGCGCGAGCATGGCATTCCGACCTTCGCATTGTCGCCAAAAGGGATCGGCAAGGCTGCCTATGAAGCGGCGGTGACTGGCGCGTTGCGGGAAGCCGGTGCGGAGATCGTCGCGCTCGCCGGGTATATGCGGCTGCTGTCCGACGAGTTCGTCGCGACGTGGCGCGGGCGGGTCGTCAACATCCACCCTTCTCTATTGCCCAAGTATAAGGGGCTCGACACCCAC
It contains:
- the purN gene encoding phosphoribosylglycinamide formyltransferase, which gives rise to MPKSVGILISGRGSNMMALVEAASDAYEVVVVASDNPAAPGLAWAREHGIPTFALSPKGIGKAAYEAAVTGALREAGAEIVALAGYMRLLSDEFVATWRGRVVNIHPSLLPKYKGLDTHQRAIDAGDLEAGCSVHIVTEELDAGELLGQTTVPIEPGDDAETLAARVLAEEHRLYPRVLADFAAR